The sequence below is a genomic window from Arcobacter sp. LA11.
ACCTTTTTAGAGGTTTTTCTGCAAATGATAATTTAGAAATAGCTACACTTTTAAGTGGTGAATCAATTGATGATGCACTATTAAAAAAACTTAACATTGATTTTGTAATAAATCAAGGTGTTGGTGAGTTAAGTGGAGGACAGCAACAAAGGTTATCTATAGCTAGGGTTTTAACTAAAAAGCCAAAAATTATATTTGCAGATGAACCTACGGGAAATTTAGATAAAGAAACAGCACAAGTTGTTTTAGATACATTAAGAGATTATATAAAAGAAAATGATGCTGGAATGATACTTGTTACACATGAAAACGACTTAGCAATGCAATGTGACAAAGTTTATAAATTGGAAAACTTACAACTTCAGGAGTTAAAATAAATGAACTTAATATTAATAACTAAAACTCCCATGGTTGAAAAAATTTTTACACTGATTTGTAAAAAATTAAATATTAATATATTAGTAAAAGATGATCTAAACATAGAAAATAGTGTAGATTTTATTATAGTAGATGAAGAGTTTGTAAATGATGACTTTAATAGTTTAAAACAGAAAACAAAAAAAATTGCAGCAATTACAAGTGAAGAACTTCCTTTTGATAAATCAAGAGATTTTATAATTAATAGGCCTTTTCTACCTACAGCATTAGAAGTATTATTATCTGA
It includes:
- a CDS encoding ABC transporter ATP-binding protein; this encodes MSEKLNNQSLITDDKKTTLLEAKNLSHEFDYKLFENINLTLEKKESIAIIGMSGSGKSTLLNVLSSLLEPKSGEIIFNDENIYAIKKNRLLNIRREDFGIIFQAHYLFRGFSANDNLEIATLLSGESIDDALLKKLNIDFVINQGVGELSGGQQQRLSIARVLTKKPKIIFADEPTGNLDKETAQVVLDTLRDYIKENDAGMILVTHENDLAMQCDKVYKLENLQLQELK